Proteins encoded by one window of Bubalus bubalis isolate 160015118507 breed Murrah chromosome 4, NDDB_SH_1, whole genome shotgun sequence:
- the LOC102400887 gene encoding olfactory receptor 6C2 has protein sequence MRNHTITTFILLGLTDDPKLQVLLFVFLFLTYMLSVAGNLIIISLTLLDSHLKTPMYYFLRNFSVLEVSFTTVCIPRFLYSMATGDNTVTYNACATQLFFVVLFAATEFFLLAAMSYDRYMAICKPLHYTTIMNNRVCTALVLCCWLAGLLNILPPLGMGLQLEFCDSNVIDHFVCDTSPILQITCSDTVLIERIALSFAVLTLILTLLCVVLSYTYIVKTILRLPSAQQRQKAFSTCSSHIIVVSITYGSCIFIYIKPSAKEGVAFNKVVSVLTTSVAPLLNPFIYTLRNKQVKEAFKDTIKQVVFLTKK, from the coding sequence atgagaAATCATACAATAACAACATTCATCCTCCTGGGACTGACAGATGACCCAAAACTACAAGTTctgctttttgtatttttgtttctcaCCTACATGTTGAGTGTAGCTGGGAACCTCATCATTATCAGCCTCACACTTTTGGATTCCCATCTCAAAACGCCCATGTATTATTTCCTCCGAAATTTCTCTGTCTTGGAAGTCTCATTCACCACGGTCTGTATTCCCAGATTCCTGTATTCTATGGCAACTGGAGATAATACTGTTACCTACAATGCTTGTGCCACccaattattttttgttgtccTCTTTGCAGCAACTGAATTTTTTCTCCTTGCAGCCATGTCTTATGACCGCTACATGGCCATTTGTAAACCCCTGCACTACACCACTATCATGAACAACAGAGTCTGCACTGCCCTCGTTCTCTGCTGTTGGTTGGCTGGCCTGTTGAACATCCTCCCACCTCTTGGCATGGGCCTCCAGCTGGAATTCTGTGACTCGAATGTGATTGATCATTTTGTCTGTGATACatctcctattttacagataactTGCTCAGACACAGTCTTAATAGAGAGAATTGCTTTGAGTTTTGCTGTGCTGACACTCATTTTAACCTTACTGTGTGTGGTCCTCTCCTATACATACATCGTCAAGACCATTCTAAGACTCCCTTCTGCCCAACAAAGGCAAAAGGCTTTTTCCACCTGTTCTTCCCACATTATTGTGGTTTCCATCACCTATGGCAGCTGCATCTTCATCTACATCAAGCCTTCAGCAAAGGAAGGAGTGGCCTTCAACAAAGTGGTGTCTGTGCTCACAACTTCAGTTGCCCCTTTGcttaatccattcatctacaCACTTCGAAACAAACAAGTGAAAGAGGCCTTTAAAGACACAATAAAACAAGTTGTATTTCTCACAAAGAAGTAA